A single region of the Serinus canaria isolate serCan28SL12 chromosome 1, serCan2020, whole genome shotgun sequence genome encodes:
- the C1H3orf85 gene encoding uncharacterized protein C3orf85 homolog, with protein sequence MSLKMFQILASALLFTASVLSVLGAPFLTEESANQFMRLKRHVPYSPSYWDSDSSQNTWAYTVAEQISESWAALRETAQYYMDLDPFAFDPSRAVSNIRSYMEQLQQSGTLLQQQAIKSYTSCIWRC encoded by the exons ATGTctctgaaaatgtttcaaattttgGCGTCTGCTCTGCTGTTTACAG CTTCTGTTTTGAGTGTCCTTGGAGCACCCTTTCTGACAGAAGAATCAGCGAATCAATTCATGCGGCTCAAACGACACGTACCATATTCTCCAAGCTACTGGGACTCAGACAGCAGCCAGAACACGTGGGCATACACTGTGGCTGAACAG ATTAGTGAATCATGGGCAGCTTTGAGGGAAACAGCACAATACTACATGGACTTGGACCCTTTTGCCTTTGATCCTTCGAGAGCTGT CAGCAACATCAGATCCTACATGGAGCAACTACAGCAGTCCGGGACTCTTCTCCAGCAACAAGCTATTAAATCCTACACATCTTGTATCTGGCGATGTTAG